A window of the Ipomoea triloba cultivar NCNSP0323 chromosome 14, ASM357664v1 genome harbors these coding sequences:
- the LOC116004427 gene encoding glucan endo-1,3-beta-glucosidase 5-like, protein MEMRSWWIWKCYLIVLMLLRGSNGVESFVGMNWGRYATHQLVASSAVDLLLQNGISDVRIFAPRPSVMVAFEQSSIGVTVTLSRDFILRDKYVSNLQNVSNWIVELLLPPIRNKVNIT, encoded by the exons ATGGAGATGCGGTCATG GTGGATCTGGAAATGCTATTTGATTGTGTTGATGTTGTTGAGAGGCAGTAATGGCGTGGAGAGCTTCGTAGGCATGAACTGGGGCAGATACGCGACGCATCAATTGGTGGCGTCGTCGGCGGTGGATTTGCTGCTTCAGAACGGGATTTCTGACGTCAGAATATTTGCGCCGCGGCCTAGCGTTATGGTGGCCTTTGAACAGAGCTCCATCGGCGTCACCGTCACCTTGTCCAGAGACTTCATTCTCAGAGACAAATATGTTTCCAATCTCCAGAACGTTAGCAACTGGATAGTTGAACTTCTTCTGCCACCCATTCGAAATAAAGTCAACATTACGTAA
- the LOC116004425 gene encoding glucan endo-1,3-beta-glucosidase 8-like isoform X2: protein MQQPFVSPKSIPILWNLTDVFRETRTVIVMQQPFVSPKSIPILWNLTDVFRETRWALDNFNLSHIRTTTSHYIDIIKVAKTPSEGEFRDDIKDKMPEHLEQIAKTNSFFTLDMYPLTATETYKWPVEFGFMDNKYNFTIVDGKYTYRNAFAFLYDSLVVAIEKAGYPDMEIVVGQIGWPTDGNKDATPENAARFYKGFIPHMVNKKGTPRRPNKNIDAYFYTLSDENRISVPAYGPYIRHYGIYEYDGTPKFEIDFSGKGRKVIPPAAKGIVKLPLRWCIFNGDLSNPKNAEIHMQFACNVSDCSSLQPGGSCSKLNFTSRVSYAFNAFYQLGTQDKLECGGYSGMGVITMANPSVGGCKFPVQILTAESVDDGRQVFYNNVDYARDSGTTSSAAPFNLSLSLSIALLFFVTILLAVNR, encoded by the exons ATGCAGCAACCGTTCGTGAGTCCAAAAAGCATTCCTATTTTATGGAATTTGACGGATGTGTTCAGAGAGACACG gaCTGTGATAGTAATGCAGCAACCGTTCGTGAGTCCAAAAAGCATTCCTATTTTATGGAATTTGACGGATGTGTTCAGAGAGACACGGTGGGCGTTGGACAATTTCAACCTCTCCCACATCAGGACCACCACGTCCCATTATATCGACATCATAAAGGTCGCGAAAACGCCGTCGGAGGGCGAATTCCGCGACGACATCAAGGACAAGATGCCGGAGCACTTGGAACAAATCGCCAAAACCAATTCCTTCTTCACCCTCGATATGTACCCGCTAACCGCCACCGAGACCTATAAATGGCCCGTGGAGTTTGGATTCATGGACAACAAATACAACTTCACTATCGTGGACGGCAAGTATACGTACAGGAACGCGTTCGCGTTCCTGTACGATTCGTTGGTGGTGGCGATTGAGAAGGCGGGGTACCCGGACATGGAGATCGTGGTGGGGCAGATCGGGTGGCCCACCGACGGCAACAAGGATGCCACGCCTGAAAACGCAGCGAGGTTTTACAAGGGGTTTATCCCGCACATGGTGAACAAAAAAGGGACTCCTCGCCGCCCCAATAAAAACATAGACGCCTATTTCTACACTCTCAGCGACGAGAATAGAATTAGCGTCCCCGCGTACGGGCCCTACATCCGCCACTACGGGATCTACGAGTACGACGGGACCCCCAAATTCGAGATCGACTTCTCGGGGAAAGGCCGGAAAGTAATCCCCCCCGCGGCCAAGGGGATCGTGAAGTTGCCTCTCCGGTGGTGCATTTTCAACGGCGATTTAAGCAACCCGAAGAACGCGGAGATTCACATGCAATTCGCGTGCAATGTCTCGGACTGCTCGTCCCTACAGCCCGGCGGGTCGTGTAGCAAACTCAACTTCACTTCTCGCGTCTCCTACGCCTTCAACGCCTTCTATCAACTGGGGACGCAGGACAAGCTAGAATGCGGCGGGTATAGTGGGATGGGTGTCATCACCATGGCTAATCCCTCCGTCGGCGGTTGTAAATTCCCGGTCCAAATTTTGACGGCGGAATCGGTGGATGACGGCCGCCAAGTGTTTTACAATAATGTAGATTATGCTAGAGATAGTGGTACTACTAGTAGTGCCGCCCCATTCAACCTCTCTTTATCACTCTCTATTGCTCTCCTGTTCTTTGTAACCATCCTGCTTGCTGTCAACAGAtga
- the LOC116004425 gene encoding glucan endo-1,3-beta-glucosidase 8-like isoform X3, which produces MCSERHGGRWTISTSPMTVIVMQQPFVSPKSIPILWNLTDVFRETRWALDNFNLSHIRTTTSHYIDIIKVAKTPSEGEFRDDIKDKMPEHLEQIAKTNSFFTLDMYPLTATETYKWPVEFGFMDNKYNFTIVDGKYTYRNAFAFLYDSLVVAIEKAGYPDMEIVVGQIGWPTDGNKDATPENAARFYKGFIPHMVNKKGTPRRPNKNIDAYFYTLSDENRISVPAYGPYIRHYGIYEYDGTPKFEIDFSGKGRKVIPPAAKGIVKLPLRWCIFNGDLSNPKNAEIHMQFACNVSDCSSLQPGGSCSKLNFTSRVSYAFNAFYQLGTQDKLECGGYSGMGVITMANPSVGGCKFPVQILTAESVDDGRQVFYNNVDYARDSGTTSSAAPFNLSLSLSIALLFFVTILLAVNR; this is translated from the exons ATGTGTTCAGAGAGACACGGTGGGCGTTGGACAATTTCAACCTCTCCCAT gaCTGTGATAGTAATGCAGCAACCGTTCGTGAGTCCAAAAAGCATTCCTATTTTATGGAATTTGACGGATGTGTTCAGAGAGACACGGTGGGCGTTGGACAATTTCAACCTCTCCCACATCAGGACCACCACGTCCCATTATATCGACATCATAAAGGTCGCGAAAACGCCGTCGGAGGGCGAATTCCGCGACGACATCAAGGACAAGATGCCGGAGCACTTGGAACAAATCGCCAAAACCAATTCCTTCTTCACCCTCGATATGTACCCGCTAACCGCCACCGAGACCTATAAATGGCCCGTGGAGTTTGGATTCATGGACAACAAATACAACTTCACTATCGTGGACGGCAAGTATACGTACAGGAACGCGTTCGCGTTCCTGTACGATTCGTTGGTGGTGGCGATTGAGAAGGCGGGGTACCCGGACATGGAGATCGTGGTGGGGCAGATCGGGTGGCCCACCGACGGCAACAAGGATGCCACGCCTGAAAACGCAGCGAGGTTTTACAAGGGGTTTATCCCGCACATGGTGAACAAAAAAGGGACTCCTCGCCGCCCCAATAAAAACATAGACGCCTATTTCTACACTCTCAGCGACGAGAATAGAATTAGCGTCCCCGCGTACGGGCCCTACATCCGCCACTACGGGATCTACGAGTACGACGGGACCCCCAAATTCGAGATCGACTTCTCGGGGAAAGGCCGGAAAGTAATCCCCCCCGCGGCCAAGGGGATCGTGAAGTTGCCTCTCCGGTGGTGCATTTTCAACGGCGATTTAAGCAACCCGAAGAACGCGGAGATTCACATGCAATTCGCGTGCAATGTCTCGGACTGCTCGTCCCTACAGCCCGGCGGGTCGTGTAGCAAACTCAACTTCACTTCTCGCGTCTCCTACGCCTTCAACGCCTTCTATCAACTGGGGACGCAGGACAAGCTAGAATGCGGCGGGTATAGTGGGATGGGTGTCATCACCATGGCTAATCCCTCCGTCGGCGGTTGTAAATTCCCGGTCCAAATTTTGACGGCGGAATCGGTGGATGACGGCCGCCAAGTGTTTTACAATAATGTAGATTATGCTAGAGATAGTGGTACTACTAGTAGTGCCGCCCCATTCAACCTCTCTTTATCACTCTCTATTGCTCTCCTGTTCTTTGTAACCATCCTGCTTGCTGTCAACAGAtga